The following proteins are co-located in the Streptomyces sp. DT2A-34 genome:
- a CDS encoding DeoR/GlpR family DNA-binding transcription regulator, whose protein sequence is MLAERRHQLILRALRSGGPAAVTDLSEQLGVSPATIRRDLVKLEEDGLLTRVHGGAVVEEGDQPFAEVAEMRVAEKDAIAARAASMIEDGQSVLLDIGTTAFRLARQLHGRRLTVITSNLVVYEELADDEGIELVVLGGMLRREYRSLVGFLTEDNLRQLHADWLFLGTSGVRPGGQVMDTTVVEVPVKRAMIKAGEKVVLLADAAKFPGTGMARVCGPDDLDVVVTNAPVDAVTRASLQEAGVEVVVAGMVQT, encoded by the coding sequence GTGCTGGCAGAACGACGACACCAACTCATCCTGCGGGCCCTGCGCTCCGGTGGCCCCGCGGCCGTGACCGATCTCTCCGAGCAACTGGGTGTGAGCCCCGCCACGATCCGGCGTGACCTGGTCAAACTCGAGGAGGACGGCCTCCTTACGCGGGTGCACGGCGGCGCGGTCGTGGAGGAGGGCGATCAGCCCTTCGCCGAGGTCGCCGAGATGCGCGTGGCCGAGAAGGACGCCATAGCCGCGCGCGCCGCCTCGATGATCGAAGATGGTCAGTCGGTGCTGCTCGACATCGGCACGACCGCCTTCCGGCTGGCCCGCCAGCTGCACGGCCGCCGCCTCACGGTGATCACCAGCAATCTGGTGGTCTACGAGGAGCTCGCCGATGACGAGGGCATCGAGCTGGTGGTGCTCGGCGGCATGCTCCGCCGCGAGTACCGCTCCCTGGTCGGCTTCCTCACCGAGGACAACCTGCGCCAGCTGCATGCCGACTGGCTGTTCCTGGGGACCAGCGGGGTGCGGCCGGGCGGGCAGGTGATGGACACGACGGTCGTCGAGGTGCCGGTCAAGCGGGCCATGATCAAGGCCGGTGAGAAGGTCGTGCTGCTCGCCGACGCGGCGAAGTTCCCCGGCACGGGTATGGCGAGGGTGTGCGGTCCGGACGACCTGGACGTGGTGGTGACGAACGCGCCGGTCGATGCGGTGACGCGGGCCTCCTTGCAGGAGGCCGGCGTCGAGGTCGTCGTGGCGGGAATGGTGCAGACGTGA
- a CDS encoding 6-phospho-beta-glucosidase, with product MKLTILGGGGFRVPLVYGALLTDRAEGRVTQVVLHDLDAQRLSAVTRVLAEQAAGVPDAPEVTATTDLDEALRGADFVFSAIRVGGLEGRANDERVALAEGVLGQETVGAGGIAYGLRTVPVAIDIAQRVARLAPDAWVINFTNPAGLVTEAMSRHLGDRVIGICDSPVGLGRRIARVLGVKNPGEAWIDYVGLNHLGWVRGLRVAGRDELPRLLADPDLLGSFEEGKLFGVDWLRSLGAIPNEYLHYYYFNREAVRAYQQADKTRGAFLADQQAHFYREVERSDASALEIWDRTRAEREATYMSENRETAGAGERDADDLSGGYEKVALALMRAIARDERTTLILNVRNQGTLSVLDSEAVIEVPCLVDANGAHPVAVAPLPDHATGLVCSVKAVEREVLAAAESGSRTTAVKAFALHPLVDSVNVARRLVEGYAGVHPGLAYLR from the coding sequence GTGAAACTGACGATTCTGGGCGGCGGAGGATTCCGCGTACCGCTCGTGTACGGGGCGCTCCTGACGGACCGCGCCGAAGGCCGGGTCACCCAGGTCGTGCTGCACGACCTGGACGCGCAGCGGCTCTCCGCGGTGACCCGCGTGCTCGCCGAGCAGGCGGCCGGGGTGCCGGACGCGCCCGAGGTGACCGCCACGACCGACCTGGACGAGGCCCTGCGCGGCGCCGACTTCGTCTTCTCGGCGATCCGCGTCGGCGGCCTGGAGGGCAGGGCGAACGACGAGCGGGTCGCGCTCGCCGAGGGCGTCCTGGGCCAGGAGACGGTCGGCGCGGGCGGCATCGCCTACGGCCTGCGGACCGTGCCCGTCGCCATCGACATCGCCCAGCGCGTGGCCCGCCTCGCGCCGGACGCCTGGGTCATCAACTTCACCAACCCTGCGGGCCTGGTCACCGAGGCCATGTCCCGCCACCTCGGCGACCGCGTCATCGGCATCTGCGACTCGCCGGTCGGCCTCGGCCGCCGTATCGCCCGCGTGCTCGGCGTGAAGAACCCGGGCGAGGCATGGATCGACTACGTCGGCCTCAACCACCTCGGCTGGGTGCGCGGCCTGCGCGTCGCCGGCCGCGACGAACTCCCCCGCCTGCTCGCCGACCCCGACCTGCTGGGCTCCTTCGAGGAGGGCAAGCTCTTCGGCGTCGACTGGCTCCGGTCGCTGGGCGCGATCCCGAACGAGTACCTGCACTACTACTACTTCAACCGGGAAGCGGTCCGCGCCTACCAGCAGGCCGACAAGACCCGCGGCGCCTTCCTCGCCGACCAGCAGGCGCACTTCTACCGGGAGGTCGAGCGGTCGGACGCCTCCGCCCTGGAGATCTGGGACCGCACCCGCGCCGAGCGCGAGGCCACCTACATGTCCGAGAACCGGGAGACGGCCGGCGCCGGCGAGCGCGACGCCGACGACCTCTCCGGCGGCTACGAGAAAGTGGCGCTCGCGCTGATGCGAGCCATCGCCCGCGACGAGCGCACGACCCTGATCCTCAATGTCCGCAACCAAGGCACGCTCTCGGTGCTCGACTCCGAGGCCGTCATCGAGGTGCCCTGCCTGGTCGACGCCAACGGTGCCCACCCGGTCGCCGTCGCCCCCCTGCCCGATCACGCCACCGGCCTCGTCTGCTCGGTCAAGGCGGTCGAGCGGGAGGTGCTGGCCGCCGCCGAGTCCGGTTCGCGCACGACGGCGGTGAAGGCGTTCGCGCTGCACCCGCTGGTCGACTCGGTCAACGTCGCCCGCAGGCTGGTCGAGGGGTACGCCGGGGTGCATCCCGGCCTCGCGTACCTTAGGTAG